The Lacrimispora xylanolytica genome has a segment encoding these proteins:
- a CDS encoding carbohydrate ABC transporter permease, with amino-acid sequence MKSAKTRKRAGRILIFTLKLLVGIIMFSPIIWVSTGSFKTLTEFTTSSELLPQKGTLENFKYIFYHSNYLLYIRNTVLLMAGTTLGTLLSSSLVAYPLARMEFPGKNLIFSLIVGTMMIPNIALIVPQYIMFGKVGWLDSLLPMIVPAFFAYPYNVFLFRQFFRSIPRELDEAATMDGCSRIGIFFRILIPLSKSTFTTIGVLSCVFWWNELTQPVFYINSDKWRTLTIALMTTFMYTSGNAFVINWPSIMAASTLMILPPMFLYLFGSRFLVEGIKTSGLKG; translated from the coding sequence ATGAAATCAGCAAAAACAAGAAAAAGAGCTGGCCGGATTTTGATTTTCACTTTGAAACTTCTGGTTGGAATTATAATGTTTTCTCCAATTATATGGGTAAGCACTGGTTCCTTTAAAACCTTAACTGAATTTACCACATCTTCAGAGCTCTTACCCCAAAAGGGAACGCTGGAAAATTTTAAATATATTTTCTATCATTCTAATTACTTGCTCTATATTAGAAATACAGTGCTTCTGATGGCAGGAACCACTCTGGGAACGTTATTATCCTCCTCACTGGTGGCTTATCCTCTTGCGAGAATGGAGTTTCCAGGGAAAAATCTCATATTTTCTCTTATTGTAGGAACTATGATGATTCCTAATATCGCTTTGATTGTTCCTCAGTATATTATGTTTGGTAAGGTCGGCTGGCTGGATTCTCTGCTTCCCATGATTGTTCCGGCATTTTTTGCCTATCCATATAACGTATTTTTATTCCGTCAGTTTTTCCGTTCCATTCCAAGGGAACTAGATGAGGCTGCTACTATGGATGGATGCAGCAGAATAGGGATTTTTTTTCGTATACTGATTCCTCTGTCTAAATCCACCTTTACCACCATTGGTGTGTTATCCTGTGTATTCTGGTGGAATGAACTGACTCAGCCGGTTTTTTATATAAACAGTGATAAATGGAGGACTCTGACCATTGCACTTATGACCACATTTATGTATACTTCTGGTAATGCATTTGTAATCAACTGGCCTTCCATTATGGCTGCCTCTACATTAATGATTCTGCCACCTATGTTTCTTTACTTATTTGGGTCCAGATTCTTAGTGGAAGGCATTAAAACGTCAGGTTTGAAGGGATAA
- a CDS encoding carbohydrate ABC transporter permease: MEKISSKAAKKRLANHLTAYAFCAPWMIGFVCFTLFPIIFLFAVSLTNRKLNGVSKYIGLANYINMFQSSTFWNSLWVTLFFTIVMMIVTTIWAVVMALLLNYKQKLNGLFQFCYFLPSVIPTVALAYTFRTIFGKEAGLLNGIISAITGKNVMVNWLYDSRTVYVALFFITLFTYNTGQMMLIFRSGLNDVPRELYEACDIDGANPLQKFIKITLPMISPIVLFNAVMGCISALNGSFALLYPLTGENGDPNGMSQVLSLLIYKEAFSNMKVGYACAMSVILFLIACCFGIGIFAISKKIVYYET; the protein is encoded by the coding sequence ATGGAAAAAATAAGCAGTAAGGCGGCAAAGAAAAGGCTTGCCAATCATTTGACAGCTTATGCTTTTTGCGCTCCGTGGATGATTGGCTTTGTATGTTTTACCCTGTTTCCAATCATTTTTTTATTTGCTGTCAGCCTGACCAACCGGAAGCTCAATGGTGTTTCAAAATACATAGGCCTTGCAAATTATATCAATATGTTTCAAAGCAGTACCTTCTGGAATTCCCTTTGGGTTACCTTGTTTTTTACAATAGTTATGATGATTGTAACTACCATTTGGGCAGTGGTTATGGCACTGCTCCTTAATTACAAGCAAAAGCTCAATGGTTTGTTTCAATTTTGCTATTTTCTACCGTCGGTAATTCCGACGGTAGCACTTGCCTATACGTTTCGTACCATATTTGGAAAAGAAGCAGGGCTTTTAAATGGAATCATTTCTGCAATAACAGGTAAAAATGTTATGGTCAATTGGTTGTATGACAGCCGTACAGTCTATGTGGCGCTGTTTTTCATCACGTTATTTACATATAATACCGGTCAGATGATGCTCATATTTCGTTCTGGATTGAATGATGTGCCCAGAGAACTTTATGAGGCATGCGATATAGACGGAGCCAATCCGTTGCAGAAGTTTATTAAGATCACCTTGCCCATGATATCACCGATTGTGCTTTTTAATGCAGTTATGGGCTGTATCAGCGCATTAAATGGCTCCTTTGCTCTTTTATACCCTCTGACCGGAGAAAATGGTGATCCCAATGGAATGTCTCAGGTGCTGAGCCTTTTAATTTACAAGGAAGCCTTTAGCAATATGAAGGTGGGCTATGCCTGCGCCATGTCAGTCATACTGTTCCTGATTGCCTGTTGTTTTGGAATTGGTATATTTGCAATCTCAAAGAAGATTGTATATTATGAAACTTAA
- a CDS encoding ABC transporter substrate-binding protein produces the protein MRRKKLWGRIFLAAAIVGVLAGCSSKGGETTGASSVEKTKKEEGQKVTIAVWNEPNKNEALNMYAQAEKATGIKVEVTVIPESDYSSKLNQMVSTGDDSADIYVIWENDIANFAKAGGIIPMDDYLKSSSIQTGDFIDAVSSLSAGLGGTYGLPWCAATELLFYNKDMFDAAGIPYPGNDWSYEDYKSAAEKLTKKKADGTTEQYGSALPNTQTWWAGIGGAGDKVYDPSKGEMVIGDGAVSFVTDVAAMTKNGIMPEPSSDTADIFASGKAAMSWQGSWNIGTYGSSLSFQWDIATIPTDQVKYNTLHTGFYSINSKSKNKDAAFRVIEYLMGEEGQTINSKASGNPSAIKSIAEKGAWKVESASSVKNWEAMTDSLKAGVFGYTCLPSGVTNNAISEFNAAVLGQKTPEEAVKKADAYARETIGY, from the coding sequence ATGAGAAGGAAGAAATTATGGGGACGTATTTTTCTGGCAGCGGCAATCGTGGGGGTATTGGCCGGATGCAGCTCAAAAGGAGGGGAAACGACTGGGGCATCATCAGTAGAAAAAACGAAAAAAGAGGAAGGACAGAAGGTTACCATAGCAGTATGGAATGAACCGAATAAGAATGAGGCGCTGAATATGTATGCGCAGGCGGAAAAAGCAACTGGAATTAAGGTGGAAGTGACGGTGATTCCGGAAAGTGATTATTCTTCAAAGTTAAACCAGATGGTTTCCACAGGCGATGATTCCGCTGATATCTATGTAATCTGGGAGAATGATATTGCCAATTTTGCCAAGGCAGGAGGCATCATTCCCATGGACGATTACTTAAAGAGCTCTTCGATTCAGACCGGAGATTTTATTGATGCGGTATCTTCCTTATCAGCGGGGCTTGGGGGAACCTACGGTCTGCCATGGTGTGCGGCTACAGAGCTTCTTTTCTATAACAAAGATATGTTTGATGCAGCCGGGATTCCATACCCGGGAAATGACTGGTCCTATGAAGATTATAAGTCCGCAGCAGAAAAACTGACGAAAAAGAAGGCTGACGGCACCACAGAGCAATATGGCTCTGCACTTCCCAATACACAGACCTGGTGGGCCGGAATCGGAGGGGCAGGAGATAAGGTATACGATCCTTCCAAGGGAGAGATGGTAATTGGAGACGGAGCAGTCTCCTTTGTCACAGACGTGGCGGCTATGACAAAGAACGGAATCATGCCAGAACCTTCTTCTGATACAGCAGATATATTTGCCTCAGGGAAAGCCGCTATGAGCTGGCAGGGAAGCTGGAATATAGGAACCTATGGCAGCAGCCTTTCCTTTCAGTGGGATATTGCAACCATACCAACGGATCAGGTAAAATACAATACCCTTCATACCGGCTTTTACAGCATTAATTCAAAGAGCAAAAACAAGGATGCAGCATTCCGGGTGATTGAATATCTTATGGGGGAAGAGGGACAGACCATTAACTCAAAGGCCAGCGGCAATCCTTCTGCCATCAAGTCCATTGCAGAAAAGGGGGCTTGGAAGGTGGAGAGCGCTTCCTCTGTAAAAAACTGGGAAGCCATGACCGATTCCTTAAAGGCCGGAGTATTTGGATATACCTGTCTTCCGTCAGGAGTCACCAATAATGCGATCAGTGAATTTAATGCAGCAGTTCTGGGACAGAAAACTCCAGAAGAGGCAGTGAAAAAAGCGGATGCCTATGCACGGGAAACCATTGGTTACTAG
- a CDS encoding sugar kinase has product MSDRPFDLLTLGELLLRLSPAGVERLVRGDSFQKQVGGAELNVAVGAALLGLHTGLVTQLPAHDMGKFAKNKVRSYGISDDYFVYDQSSNARLGLYYYEYGAYPRKPKVVYDRKNSSFVYINEDSFPDEMYKATTCFHTTGITLALCENTRKTAIDMIRKFKESGTIISFDVNFRGNLWTGEEAKACIEEILPYVDIFFCSEDTARLTFKKEGTVKEMMKSFTKDYPISIVASTQRIVHSPKSHTFGSVIYDASRDEYYEEEPYHNIDVVDRIGSGDAYIAGALYGLLSSGGDCMKAVQYGNATAALKNTIPGDLPTSDLSEVNTVIREHNDKGPQSEMSR; this is encoded by the coding sequence ATGAGCGACAGACCATTTGATTTATTAACCCTTGGTGAATTGCTTTTGCGTCTGTCTCCGGCAGGCGTGGAGAGGCTTGTCAGAGGCGATTCCTTTCAGAAACAGGTTGGGGGAGCGGAGTTGAACGTTGCAGTAGGTGCTGCTCTTTTAGGACTTCATACCGGATTGGTTACCCAGCTTCCAGCTCATGATATGGGAAAGTTTGCAAAGAATAAAGTCCGTTCCTATGGAATCAGTGATGATTATTTTGTATATGATCAGAGTTCCAACGCAAGGCTGGGGCTTTATTATTATGAGTATGGGGCTTATCCAAGAAAACCAAAGGTTGTTTATGACAGAAAAAACAGTTCCTTTGTCTATATTAATGAGGATTCATTTCCTGACGAAATGTATAAGGCAACTACCTGCTTTCATACTACGGGCATTACCCTTGCCCTTTGTGAGAATACCAGGAAGACTGCCATTGATATGATCCGTAAATTTAAGGAATCAGGAACAATCATTTCCTTTGATGTAAATTTCCGTGGAAATTTATGGACCGGTGAGGAGGCGAAAGCCTGCATAGAGGAGATTCTCCCTTATGTGGATATATTCTTCTGCTCGGAAGATACGGCAAGACTGACCTTTAAAAAAGAGGGAACGGTCAAAGAGATGATGAAGAGCTTTACAAAGGATTATCCTATTTCGATTGTAGCATCTACTCAAAGAATCGTACATAGCCCCAAGAGTCATACCTTTGGGTCTGTTATATATGATGCTTCGAGAGATGAATACTATGAAGAGGAACCATACCACAACATTGATGTAGTTGACCGAATTGGAAGCGGAGATGCTTATATTGCAGGAGCTTTATATGGCCTTTTAAGCAGTGGTGGAGACTGTATGAAGGCAGTTCAGTATGGCAATGCCACAGCAGCCTTAAAGAATACCATACCAGGTGATCTGCCTACCTCAGATTTAAGCGAAGTAAATACGGTTATCCGGGAACACAATGATAAAGGGCCTCAGAGCGAAATGAGCCGATAA
- a CDS encoding sugar kinase, whose translation MAKIVTMGEIMLRLSTPNNEKFIQADEFDVNYGGGEANVAVSLANYGHEAEFVSAVPKNPIGECAVAALRKYNVGTKHIARGGERLGIYFLETGSAMRASTVVYDRAHSSISTAKASDFNFDEIFEGADWFHFTGITPAVSDGAAELTEAALKAAKAHGVTVSVDLNFRKKLWSSEKAQKVMTNLMQYVDVCIGNEEDAEKVLGFKPGNTDVTSGELELQGYVDIFNQMIDKFGFKYVVSSLRESRSASDNGWSACIMDGATREFYHSRKYHVTPIVDRVGGGDSFAAGVICGMVDKKDFKGALEYAVAASALKHTIPGDFNLVTREDVETLAGGDGSGRVQR comes from the coding sequence ATGGCAAAGATCGTAACCATGGGCGAGATCATGTTAAGATTATCTACCCCGAACAATGAAAAATTTATTCAGGCAGATGAGTTTGATGTAAACTACGGCGGCGGAGAAGCTAACGTAGCAGTTTCTTTAGCAAATTACGGACATGAAGCTGAGTTTGTATCTGCTGTACCGAAGAATCCAATCGGTGAGTGTGCAGTTGCAGCGCTTAGAAAATATAATGTAGGAACAAAGCACATTGCAAGAGGCGGAGAAAGACTTGGTATCTATTTCTTAGAGACAGGTTCTGCTATGAGAGCTTCTACTGTTGTTTATGATAGAGCACATTCCTCTATTTCTACTGCAAAAGCTTCTGATTTCAACTTTGATGAGATCTTTGAAGGCGCTGACTGGTTTCACTTTACCGGAATTACACCAGCAGTAAGTGACGGCGCAGCAGAGCTTACTGAGGCTGCCTTAAAGGCAGCTAAGGCTCACGGCGTAACAGTTTCTGTTGACTTAAACTTCCGTAAGAAATTATGGTCTTCTGAAAAAGCTCAGAAGGTTATGACAAACTTAATGCAGTACGTTGATGTTTGTATCGGTAATGAAGAGGATGCGGAAAAGGTTCTTGGATTTAAGCCAGGCAACACTGATGTAACCAGCGGAGAGCTTGAGTTACAGGGCTATGTAGATATCTTCAATCAGATGATCGACAAGTTCGGCTTTAAGTATGTAGTAAGCTCCTTACGTGAGAGCCGCTCTGCATCTGACAATGGATGGTCAGCTTGTATCATGGATGGTGCAACTCGTGAGTTCTATCACTCCAGAAAATATCATGTAACACCAATCGTAGACCGTGTAGGCGGCGGAGATTCCTTCGCAGCAGGCGTAATCTGCGGAATGGTAGATAAAAAAGACTTCAAGGGTGCTCTTGAATATGCAGTAGCAGCTTCTGCATTAAAGCACACAATTCCTGGAGACTTTAACCTGGTTACAAGAGAAGATGTTGAGACTCTGGCAGGCGGAGACGGATCAGGACGCGTTCAGAGATAA
- a CDS encoding bifunctional 2-keto-4-hydroxyglutarate aldolase/2-keto-3-deoxy-6-phosphogluconate aldolase, with translation MKKEQVLSKMKKDCLVAVVRAKNLEQGEKVVDAIIAGGINFIEITMTMDEGNPIEFIAKMSEKYKSNEDVVIGAGTVLDPETARAAILAGANYVVSPGLNVDTIKLCNRYRVPMLPGVMTPTEAITALEAGCDIIKIFPGNIMGPSAISSFKGPLPQGDFMPSGGVDVDNVDKWIKAGAYAVGTGSSLTQGAKTGDFAAITAKAKEFVEAVAAARK, from the coding sequence ATGAAAAAAGAACAGGTTTTATCTAAGATGAAAAAAGACTGCCTCGTAGCTGTTGTTCGTGCTAAGAACTTGGAGCAGGGTGAAAAAGTAGTTGACGCAATCATCGCAGGCGGTATTAACTTTATTGAGATCACTATGACTATGGATGAAGGAAATCCAATCGAATTCATCGCAAAAATGTCTGAAAAATATAAGAGTAATGAGGATGTTGTCATTGGCGCAGGTACTGTACTTGATCCTGAGACAGCAAGAGCAGCAATCCTTGCAGGTGCAAACTACGTAGTAAGCCCTGGCTTAAACGTAGATACAATCAAACTTTGCAACCGTTACAGAGTACCAATGCTTCCAGGCGTTATGACACCAACCGAAGCAATCACAGCATTAGAAGCTGGTTGTGACATCATCAAGATCTTCCCAGGCAATATCATGGGACCATCTGCAATCAGTTCCTTCAAAGGACCTCTTCCACAGGGTGATTTCATGCCATCCGGTGGTGTTGATGTTGATAACGTTGACAAATGGATCAAAGCTGGCGCATATGCAGTTGGTACAGGCAGCAGTTTAACACAGGGCGCTAAAACAGGCGATTTCGCAGCAATTACCGCTAAGGCAAAAGAATTTGTTGAAGCAGTAGCAGCAGCACGCAAATAA
- a CDS encoding IclR family transcriptional regulator, which produces MKLNRTTQRTVDILKLISRSPEGATLDDLCEKLDLPKTSAYDIVTTLAEMGMVNVKRGQKQNYTIGLMSYRIGVNYTNNLNFIGTIEPILKAFAKEVGKTVFFGVPSDHHVVYICKFEPENPIITTATVGSKNPMYCTSLGKVILAYSEDEKREQMISRIKFTQFTERTIKDRDQLLKELEEVRERGYAFDAREMEEHMQCVGAPVFDRDGNVLGAISMSTLYKPVEDYEALGKLISQKAMEVSRLLGYLGKI; this is translated from the coding sequence ATGAAACTCAATCGGACCACTCAAAGAACAGTGGATATTTTAAAACTTATTTCCCGGTCACCGGAAGGTGCCACATTAGATGATCTCTGTGAAAAGCTGGATCTGCCAAAAACAAGCGCCTATGATATTGTTACTACCTTAGCAGAGATGGGTATGGTAAATGTAAAGCGGGGGCAGAAGCAGAATTACACCATAGGCTTAATGTCTTACCGGATTGGAGTCAATTATACGAATAATCTTAATTTTATAGGCACCATTGAACCGATTCTTAAGGCATTTGCAAAAGAAGTGGGGAAAACAGTCTTCTTCGGAGTACCTTCCGATCATCATGTCGTGTACATATGTAAATTTGAGCCGGAAAATCCGATCATCACCACAGCAACTGTGGGATCAAAGAATCCTATGTACTGTACCTCTCTTGGAAAAGTCATTCTTGCTTACAGCGAGGATGAAAAAAGGGAACAGATGATCAGCCGGATTAAATTCACCCAATTTACTGAGCGCACCATAAAGGACAGAGACCAGCTCCTTAAAGAACTTGAAGAAGTGAGGGAGAGGGGATATGCCTTTGACGCAAGAGAGATGGAAGAGCATATGCAGTGCGTTGGCGCTCCGGTTTTTGACAGGGACGGCAATGTGCTGGGAGCGATTAGTATGTCCACCCTTTATAAGCCTGTGGAGGATTATGAAGCACTTGGAAAACTGATTTCCCAAAAGGCAATGGAGGTTTCCAGGTTATTAGGATATCTTGGAAAAATATGA
- a CDS encoding LacI family DNA-binding transcriptional regulator, giving the protein MNIYDVSKHAHVSIATVSRVINGNPNVSEKTRMRVLAVMDELGYTPNVFARSLGLNTMKTIGIMCSDSSDPWLAEAISYLEKELRKNGYDSILCCSGYLPETKKKYLELLCSKRVDAIILTGSHYIEAKAKDNAYLLEAAKDIPIMLVNGHLDGEQIYSTVCDDQAAVYDAVSKLIKAGRSSILYLYSGNSYSNLLKLSGYRKALTDSGLPIRDELLVISPKDIDSAMEHLKLLSLKGIHFDAVFAAEDILAVGAVKYGEQAGLKIPEDINIIGYNNSILSRCTTPELTSVDNKVESICTTTVHTLMKVLNNGNVPAKTTITSELIKRGTTNF; this is encoded by the coding sequence TTGAATATCTATGATGTTTCCAAACATGCCCACGTTTCGATCGCCACCGTTTCCCGAGTTATCAACGGAAATCCCAATGTCAGTGAAAAGACCAGAATGCGGGTACTTGCTGTTATGGATGAGCTGGGATATACCCCTAATGTATTCGCCAGGAGCCTGGGGCTTAATACCATGAAGACCATTGGAATCATGTGTTCTGACTCTTCTGACCCATGGCTTGCAGAGGCCATCTCCTACTTAGAAAAGGAGCTTAGAAAGAACGGATACGATTCCATTCTCTGCTGCAGCGGCTATTTGCCTGAAACAAAGAAGAAATACTTAGAACTGCTATGTTCCAAGCGGGTGGATGCCATTATACTCACTGGTTCCCATTATATAGAAGCAAAAGCAAAGGACAATGCCTATCTTTTAGAGGCTGCCAAAGATATTCCGATTATGCTGGTCAACGGACATCTTGACGGGGAACAGATTTACAGTACTGTCTGTGACGACCAGGCTGCTGTATACGATGCTGTCTCAAAACTGATTAAGGCAGGACGTTCCTCCATACTTTATCTTTATTCCGGAAACTCTTACAGCAATTTATTAAAGCTTTCCGGTTACCGTAAGGCATTGACTGATTCCGGTCTGCCCATTCGTGATGAACTTCTGGTTATTTCTCCAAAGGATATTGATTCCGCCATGGAGCATCTTAAGCTCCTCTCTTTAAAAGGTATCCATTTTGACGCTGTCTTTGCAGCCGAAGATATTCTGGCCGTGGGTGCTGTCAAATATGGAGAGCAGGCCGGACTTAAAATACCTGAGGATATTAATATTATTGGTTATAATAACTCCATTCTTTCAAGATGTACGACTCCAGAGCTCACCTCTGTGGACAATAAAGTGGAGTCCATCTGCACCACCACTGTCCATACCCTGATGAAGGTGTTGAACAATGGAAACGTACCGGCAAAGACAACTATAACTTCGGAGTTAATCAAACGAGGTACTACTAATTTTTAA
- the uxaC gene encoding glucuronate isomerase: MKQFMDQDFLLSTDSAKSLYHTYAKNMPIVDYHCHINPQEIFEDRKFDNITQVWLGGDHYKWRQMRSNGVDEKYITGDASDREKFQKWAETLSKLIGNPLYHWSHLELQRYFGYTGYLNGDTAEEVWNLCNEKLHEASMSARNIIKQSNVTLICTTDDPADSLEWHQKIAADTSFDVKVLPAWRPDKAMNVEKPDFASYIGKLSEVSGMEIKDFSSLKAALKNRMEFFKNQGCSVSDHALEYVMYVPADDAELEAIFAKGLAGKAISKEEELKFKTAFMLFVAKEYNRMGWVMQLHYGCKRDNNAMMFEKLGADTGFDCINNYAPSAQMADFLNALSATNEIPKTILYSLNPNDNASIGTILGCFQSEYPGKIQQGSAWWFNDHKVGMTEQMTSLANLGCLGNFIGMLTDSRSFLSYTRHEYFRRILCELIGGWVDNGEYPDDQKALKEIIEGISYNNAIKYFNF, encoded by the coding sequence ATGAAACAATTTATGGACCAGGATTTCTTACTGTCTACCGATTCCGCAAAATCACTTTACCACACCTATGCAAAGAATATGCCCATCGTAGACTACCATTGCCACATCAATCCTCAGGAGATTTTTGAAGACCGCAAGTTCGACAACATCACTCAGGTTTGGTTAGGCGGCGACCATTATAAATGGCGTCAGATGCGCTCTAACGGTGTGGATGAAAAATATATAACCGGTGATGCTTCCGATCGTGAGAAATTCCAGAAATGGGCAGAGACACTTTCTAAGCTCATTGGTAACCCGCTCTATCACTGGAGTCATCTGGAACTTCAGAGATACTTTGGCTATACCGGCTATTTAAATGGCGATACTGCTGAAGAAGTATGGAATCTCTGCAACGAAAAGCTTCATGAGGCATCCATGAGCGCACGTAATATCATTAAGCAGTCCAACGTTACTCTGATCTGCACCACCGACGATCCAGCTGATTCCTTGGAATGGCATCAGAAGATCGCAGCAGATACTTCTTTTGACGTAAAGGTGCTTCCTGCCTGGAGACCGGACAAGGCAATGAACGTAGAAAAGCCTGATTTCGCTTCCTACATCGGAAAATTATCAGAGGTCAGCGGAATGGAAATTAAAGATTTCTCTTCCTTAAAGGCTGCTCTTAAAAACCGTATGGAATTCTTTAAGAACCAGGGTTGTTCTGTATCTGACCATGCTCTTGAATATGTGATGTACGTTCCGGCAGACGACGCTGAGCTGGAAGCAATCTTTGCAAAAGGACTTGCTGGAAAAGCCATTTCCAAAGAAGAAGAACTGAAATTTAAAACTGCATTTATGTTATTCGTAGCAAAGGAATACAATCGTATGGGTTGGGTGATGCAGCTTCATTATGGCTGTAAGCGTGATAATAACGCTATGATGTTTGAAAAACTTGGTGCTGATACCGGCTTTGACTGCATCAACAACTATGCTCCATCCGCTCAGATGGCTGACTTTTTAAATGCATTAAGTGCTACCAACGAGATTCCGAAAACCATTCTTTATTCCTTAAACCCTAACGACAATGCTTCCATCGGAACCATTCTTGGCTGCTTCCAGAGCGAGTATCCTGGAAAAATTCAGCAGGGTTCTGCCTGGTGGTTTAACGATCACAAGGTAGGAATGACCGAGCAGATGACCTCACTTGCAAACCTTGGCTGCCTTGGCAATTTCATTGGTATGCTTACTGACTCCAGAAGCTTCTTATCTTACACAAGACACGAATACTTCCGCAGAATCCTTTGCGAATTAATCGGAGGCTGGGTAGATAACGGAGAATATCCAGATGACCAGAAGGCATTAAAGGAAATCATCGAAGGAATTTCTTATAACAACGCAATCAAATACTTTAATTTCTAA
- a CDS encoding electron transport complex protein RnfA has product MKELLLIAVGAALVNNVVLSQFLGLCPFLGVSKNVKTAAGMGGAVVFVITISSLVTSMIYNGILVNLHLEYLQTMVFILVIAALVQFVELFMKKSMPPLHKTMGIYLPLITTNCAVLGAALTNVSKSYGILQSVVNGIGISAGFTIAIVMLAGIRERIKYNDIPESFKGSPIILITAGLMAIAFLGFAGLI; this is encoded by the coding sequence ATGAAAGAACTGTTGTTAATTGCCGTGGGCGCTGCCCTGGTAAATAACGTGGTACTTAGCCAGTTTCTAGGCTTATGCCCCTTTCTTGGGGTGTCAAAGAATGTAAAAACGGCTGCGGGGATGGGTGGTGCAGTGGTCTTTGTTATCACCATTTCTTCTCTGGTTACCAGTATGATTTATAATGGGATTTTGGTTAATCTTCACCTAGAATATCTCCAGACCATGGTATTTATTCTGGTAATAGCGGCTCTGGTTCAATTTGTCGAACTATTTATGAAAAAAAGCATGCCGCCTCTTCATAAGACCATGGGTATTTACCTGCCCCTGATCACCACCAACTGTGCCGTGCTTGGAGCTGCTCTTACCAATGTTTCCAAAAGCTATGGAATCTTACAAAGCGTTGTAAATGGAATCGGTATCTCCGCGGGATTTACCATTGCAATTGTTATGCTGGCTGGAATCCGGGAAAGGATTAAATATAATGACATCCCAGAATCCTTCAAGGGTTCTCCCATTATTTTAATTACTGCGGGACTTATGGCAATTGCTTTTTTGGGGTTTGCAGGGCTTATATAG
- the rsxE gene encoding electron transport complex subunit RsxE: MKNHNMERIWNGIWKENPTFVMMLGMCPTLAVTTSVINGFAMGISTALVLIFSNILISLLRKIISDNIRIPAYIVIVAALVTTVQMLLQAYVPSLYTALGIYIPLIVVNCIILGRAESFASKNGIVVSAFDGLGMGIGFTIALSLIGFVREILGAGSVLGMMVIPERYHITAFVLAPGAFFALAVLTALQNKFKAPSATNGASGACGAGCGSCGELSNHKVPKSGKGKQGQGKE, encoded by the coding sequence ATGAAGAATCATAATATGGAACGAATATGGAACGGCATCTGGAAGGAGAATCCAACCTTTGTAATGATGCTTGGAATGTGTCCCACACTGGCTGTTACCACTTCTGTAATCAACGGTTTTGCAATGGGAATTTCAACAGCTCTGGTATTGATATTTTCCAATATCCTAATTTCCCTTCTTCGCAAGATTATTTCAGATAATATCCGGATCCCGGCTTATATCGTTATCGTTGCCGCTCTTGTAACAACCGTTCAGATGCTGTTGCAGGCGTATGTCCCTTCCCTTTACACAGCACTGGGAATCTATATTCCCCTCATTGTGGTAAACTGTATCATTTTAGGAAGAGCCGAGTCCTTTGCATCTAAAAATGGTATTGTAGTATCTGCATTTGATGGACTGGGAATGGGAATCGGTTTTACCATTGCTCTGTCCTTAATCGGTTTTGTCCGTGAAATACTAGGTGCAGGATCTGTCCTTGGCATGATGGTGATACCAGAGAGATATCACATTACTGCGTTTGTACTGGCTCCTGGTGCGTTCTTTGCCCTTGCTGTACTGACTGCCTTACAAAATAAATTCAAGGCTCCATCTGCGACGAATGGTGCTTCTGGTGCCTGCGGTGCTGGCTGTGGCTCTTGTGGAGAGCTTTCCAACCATAAAGTGCCTAAAAGTGGAAAAGGAAAACAAGGACAAGGAAAAGAATAG